One window of Longimicrobiaceae bacterium genomic DNA carries:
- a CDS encoding sugar transferase, whose amino-acid sequence MNSALAQVAAIEEAQPSPGPLRPFDVRLRREIAHRRLVISMMRRFLRVMGLHVLDAALLGVGLAALSRAWPGQLAIGRYALAVIAITLLSLNALSAYDPGIGRRDHRRLLSGVLLSLLILGCLVAFPPQLAIPVRELVVFGALGFPLLVIGREAAEWLVKQVYVRGIGLRRAVIIGNLEEVGRAIERLRDSRDADQYIEGHLSPTGVADPTSLGDVSRLAQILEERDVQEVIVATSLPSAEIRRIADCCFDHGAALFAVPPVSDVVDCRAEPMRMGSCPLIRLHPGRLEVPALLLKRAFDLVLASLMLVVALPLMALIAIAIKLDSPGPVFFRQVRVGLGGRRFVMWKFRSMYIDSEEQHDDVLCLNAYPDRRLFKAPQDPRITRVGRILRRMSLDELPQLFNVLAGDMSLVGPRPPIPREVAEYEPHHFERLSVVPGITGPWQVGGRNLITDFEKVVRMEKAYIQSWSLLLDAKILLRTVKVVLSGEGAY is encoded by the coding sequence ATGAATAGTGCGCTGGCGCAGGTCGCCGCGATCGAGGAGGCGCAGCCTTCTCCCGGTCCCCTGCGACCCTTCGATGTGCGGCTGAGGAGGGAGATTGCGCATCGGCGGCTGGTGATCTCGATGATGCGGCGGTTCCTGAGGGTGATGGGATTGCACGTGCTCGACGCCGCGCTGCTGGGGGTTGGCCTGGCCGCGCTCTCGCGGGCCTGGCCGGGGCAGCTGGCCATCGGACGGTATGCGCTGGCGGTGATCGCCATCACCCTGTTGAGCCTCAACGCCCTATCGGCCTACGATCCCGGGATCGGGCGACGAGACCATCGCCGTCTGCTTTCCGGAGTGCTCCTGTCGCTGTTGATCCTGGGTTGCCTGGTGGCTTTCCCGCCGCAGCTCGCGATTCCGGTGCGGGAGCTGGTCGTATTCGGAGCGCTTGGCTTTCCGCTCCTGGTGATCGGACGGGAGGCCGCCGAGTGGCTGGTGAAGCAGGTGTACGTTCGCGGGATCGGGCTGCGCCGCGCGGTGATCATCGGAAACCTGGAAGAGGTTGGCCGCGCCATCGAGCGGCTGCGTGACTCGCGCGACGCCGACCAGTACATCGAGGGGCATCTCTCCCCGACGGGTGTGGCGGATCCGACTTCGCTCGGCGACGTCTCCCGGCTGGCGCAGATCCTGGAAGAGCGCGACGTCCAGGAAGTCATCGTCGCGACGTCGCTGCCGAGCGCCGAGATCCGGCGCATCGCCGACTGCTGCTTCGACCACGGCGCGGCGCTGTTCGCGGTCCCGCCGGTCAGCGACGTGGTGGACTGCCGCGCCGAGCCGATGCGCATGGGCTCCTGTCCGCTCATCCGGCTTCACCCCGGGCGGCTGGAGGTGCCGGCCCTGCTGTTGAAGCGCGCGTTCGACCTGGTGCTCGCCTCGCTGATGCTGGTCGTGGCGCTCCCGCTGATGGCGCTGATCGCCATCGCCATCAAGCTGGATTCTCCCGGTCCGGTGTTCTTCCGGCAGGTACGGGTGGGGCTCGGCGGCCGTCGCTTCGTGATGTGGAAGTTCCGGAGCATGTACATCGACTCCGAGGAGCAACACGATGACGTGCTCTGCCTCAACGCCTACCCCGATCGCCGCCTCTTCAAGGCGCCCCAGGACCCGCGGATCACCCGGGTGGGGCGGATCCTGCGGCGCATGAGCCTGGACGAGCTGCCTCAGCTCTTCAACGTGCTGGCCGGCGATATGTCGCTGGTGGGGCCGCGCCCGCCGATTCCCCGGGAGGTGGCGGAGTACGAGCCGCACCACTTCGAGCGGCTGTCCGTCGTGCCCGGCATCACCGGCCCGTGGCAGGTCGGAGGGCGAAACCTGATCACCGACTTCGAGAAGGTCGTACGGATGGAGAAGGCCTACATCCAATCGTGGTCGCTCCTTCTCGACGCCAAGATCCTCCTCCGAACCGTGAAGGTGGTGCTGAGCGGCGAAGGCGCCTACTGA
- a CDS encoding capsule assembly Wzi family protein, whose protein sequence is MTAGGRRVGGWLLGVVLAAVVSAPCGAQAPGVTNGETPRSVTPNVLPDHWVMDAVRRAEGMGLLEQSVPFRAALSLDHAAEILEEAAATASQRDSATARLARGWLSRFRREYGGLTAGGAARWLGLQAAVAGESHTGRVAPGFGELGEERKGAVALDDEGWVGAETELSAALGEHLALMFAPRVNSERTRLERFELVTGWGNWRLSAGRQPVGLIKSPAAGLVLSGGVALDRVSLRTERMRRLPGFLRVMGPVGAELVVSRLWNDERHEREPFLWGGTLSVQPFPRFGLAVHRAAMFGGRGYAEPVTLETLVDMLLGRVSNLGFENQIVSVEARYRLPTERWAPLTAYLEWGSEDAAGAWWDVPGRVFGLESPAIPGLEALAIGAAYTDIAAHCCFNPPWYRHHAFYGAWAAYDRPLGHRLGGEGSEWLVYGSFDRPEEGYRVEAQLFRRERSGQNLYVPGREESAGAALRASWRQRPGLELRGEGALESGSGWSERRLRLGAHVFF, encoded by the coding sequence ATGACGGCTGGCGGACGCCGAGTCGGCGGGTGGCTGCTGGGCGTGGTGCTCGCGGCGGTCGTGTCCGCACCGTGCGGAGCCCAGGCGCCGGGGGTCACCAACGGCGAGACCCCGCGAAGCGTGACCCCGAACGTTCTGCCCGACCACTGGGTGATGGACGCGGTGCGTCGCGCAGAGGGGATGGGGCTGCTGGAGCAGTCGGTGCCTTTTCGCGCGGCGCTCTCGCTGGATCACGCGGCGGAGATCCTGGAGGAGGCCGCCGCCACGGCGAGCCAACGGGATTCCGCAACCGCTCGGCTAGCGAGGGGGTGGCTGAGCCGCTTCCGCCGCGAATACGGGGGACTCACGGCCGGCGGCGCGGCGCGCTGGCTGGGCCTGCAGGCTGCTGTTGCGGGTGAGTCGCACACGGGGCGGGTCGCGCCCGGCTTCGGCGAGCTGGGGGAGGAGCGCAAAGGTGCGGTCGCCCTCGACGACGAGGGATGGGTCGGAGCGGAGACGGAGTTGTCGGCCGCGCTGGGCGAGCACCTGGCGCTGATGTTCGCGCCCCGCGTCAACAGCGAGCGGACGCGGCTCGAACGCTTCGAGCTGGTGACCGGATGGGGCAACTGGCGTCTCTCCGCGGGCCGCCAGCCGGTGGGGTTGATCAAGAGCCCGGCGGCGGGCCTGGTCCTCTCCGGAGGGGTGGCGCTGGACCGGGTATCGCTGAGGACCGAGCGGATGCGCCGTCTCCCTGGCTTTCTGAGGGTGATGGGGCCCGTGGGGGCGGAGCTGGTGGTGAGTCGCCTGTGGAACGACGAGCGGCACGAGCGCGAGCCCTTTCTGTGGGGAGGGACGCTCTCCGTCCAGCCGTTCCCGCGGTTTGGGCTCGCGGTGCACCGAGCGGCGATGTTCGGGGGGCGGGGCTACGCCGAGCCCGTCACCCTCGAGACCCTCGTCGACATGCTGCTCGGGCGGGTGTCGAACCTGGGCTTCGAGAACCAGATCGTCTCGGTGGAGGCGCGCTACCGCCTTCCCACCGAGCGGTGGGCACCGCTGACTGCCTATCTCGAGTGGGGGTCCGAGGATGCCGCCGGGGCCTGGTGGGACGTGCCGGGGCGGGTGTTCGGCCTGGAGAGCCCGGCCATTCCCGGCCTGGAGGCGCTCGCGATCGGTGCGGCCTATACCGACATCGCAGCGCACTGCTGCTTCAACCCGCCCTGGTATCGCCATCACGCCTTCTACGGCGCCTGGGCTGCGTATGACCGCCCCCTGGGGCACCGATTGGGGGGTGAGGGGTCGGAATGGCTGGTGTACGGCAGCTTCGACCGTCCGGAGGAGGGCTATCGCGTCGAGGCGCAGCTCTTTCGACGGGAGCGCTCGGGGCAGAACCTGTACGTACCCGGGCGGGAGGAGAGCGCAGGCGCCGCGTTGCGCGCCAGCTGGCGCCAGCGTCCCGGCCTCGAGCTCAGGGGCGAGGGCGCACTGGAATCCGGCAGTGGGTGGAGCGAACGCCGCCTTCGCCTGGGCGCCCACGTCTTCTTCTGA
- the cobA gene encoding uroporphyrinogen-III C-methyltransferase produces the protein MSEAPGTVYLVGAGPGDPGLISLRAVERLRAADVIVYDALVHPDLLEHARPEAERIFMGKRAGEPSPGQEAINDLLIRLARTHRRVVRLKGGDPFVFGRGGEEALVLRQAGIPFEVIPGITAGVAATAYAGIPVTHRGLSSSVAFVTGHEDPTKDDTDLDWEHLARGVGTVVFYMGVRRMEENLARLRDAGRPGDTPAAVIQWGTYPSQRTVVGTLDTLPGLAAAAGIGAPAITVVGEVVRLREELAWFESRPLFGRRIVVTRARAQASELVAELSALGADVIQFPTIRVIQPPDIEPLRRAVAQAESYDWIVFTSVNGVQRFWAELRASGRDTRCLCGVSLCAIGPATAAAIELEGAQADLVPPRYIAESVVAALQETGDLTGKRILLPRAEQARSVLPEALRESGAEVDEVVAYRTILDGAGAEDIRRRLTEGRVDIITFTASSTVRNFVDLVGTEIGNARVASIGPITSATARELGLPVHVEAEVHSIPGLLEALTRFAATVSE, from the coding sequence ATGAGTGAGGCGCCGGGGACGGTCTATCTCGTCGGCGCGGGGCCGGGGGACCCGGGATTGATCAGCCTGCGCGCGGTGGAACGACTGCGCGCGGCGGACGTGATCGTTTACGACGCGCTGGTGCACCCGGACCTGCTCGAGCACGCCCGCCCGGAAGCCGAGCGGATCTTCATGGGGAAGCGGGCGGGCGAGCCGTCTCCCGGGCAGGAGGCGATCAACGATCTGCTCATCAGACTCGCGCGCACCCACCGTCGGGTCGTGCGGCTCAAGGGGGGCGATCCCTTCGTCTTCGGGCGCGGCGGCGAGGAGGCCCTGGTGCTGCGCCAGGCGGGGATCCCCTTCGAAGTGATCCCGGGAATCACGGCGGGGGTGGCGGCGACCGCCTACGCCGGGATCCCGGTCACCCACCGAGGCCTCTCCTCGAGCGTCGCCTTCGTCACCGGACACGAGGATCCCACCAAGGATGACACCGACCTGGACTGGGAGCACCTGGCCCGCGGCGTGGGGACGGTGGTCTTCTACATGGGCGTGCGACGGATGGAGGAGAACCTGGCGCGCCTGCGGGATGCGGGCCGGCCGGGGGACACCCCGGCGGCAGTGATCCAGTGGGGGACCTACCCGTCGCAGCGCACGGTGGTGGGTACCCTGGACACTCTTCCCGGCCTGGCCGCGGCGGCGGGGATCGGTGCCCCGGCGATCACGGTGGTGGGGGAGGTCGTGCGCCTGCGCGAGGAACTCGCGTGGTTCGAGTCGCGCCCGCTCTTCGGACGCCGGATCGTCGTCACCCGCGCGCGCGCCCAGGCGAGCGAGCTGGTGGCGGAGCTGAGCGCGCTCGGCGCCGACGTGATCCAGTTCCCCACCATCCGGGTGATCCAGCCGCCGGACATCGAGCCGCTGCGCCGGGCGGTCGCCCAGGCCGAGTCGTACGATTGGATCGTCTTCACCAGCGTCAACGGGGTGCAGCGGTTCTGGGCGGAGCTGAGGGCCTCGGGACGGGACACTCGCTGCCTGTGCGGCGTGTCGCTCTGCGCCATCGGTCCGGCCACCGCGGCCGCCATCGAGCTGGAGGGAGCGCAGGCCGACCTCGTCCCGCCGCGCTACATCGCGGAGAGCGTGGTAGCCGCCCTGCAGGAGACGGGAGACCTGACCGGCAAGCGGATCCTGCTGCCGCGGGCGGAGCAGGCGCGCTCGGTGCTGCCGGAGGCGCTGCGGGAGAGTGGGGCCGAGGTGGATGAGGTGGTTGCGTACCGCACCATCCTCGACGGGGCAGGGGCTGAAGACATCCGGCGGCGGCTGACTGAGGGGAGGGTGGACATCATCACCTTCACCGCGAGCTCCACGGTGCGCAACTTCGTGGACCTGGTGGGGACGGAGATCGGCAACGCGAGGGTAGCGTCGATCGGTCCGATCACCTCGGCCACCGCGCGTGAGCTGGGACTGCCGGTGCACGTGGAGGCGGAGGTTCACTCCATCCCTGGCCTGTTGGAGGCGCTGACCCGCTTCGCCGCCACCGTGAGCGAATGA
- a CDS encoding GDP-mannose 4,6-dehydratase — protein sequence MRVLVTGAEGFVGQHLLRVLAREGGHEVVAGYYPATGPATVGEAARLPQVPLDVTSTRSIERVLAEHRPEWIFHLAAQSSVSRSFADPLGTWEVNATGTLRLAEAVRTLGSGRTRMLVISSAEVYGAVPPEQQPIPETARMRPQTPYGASKGAAELAAIQAASGGGLEVVVARSFNHTGPGQDERFVFPTLARQLVRMRRGEQERVLRVGNLEVERDFLDVRDVVRAYRLLIERGENGTAYNVCSGVSRSLLAMVQTLVKISGTGARLEVDEERFRPVDIPVLYGDPTRLQALGWRAEVDLEQTFRDLLSEAELSTTAEVG from the coding sequence GTGCGCGTGCTCGTGACCGGCGCGGAGGGCTTCGTCGGCCAGCACCTTCTGCGGGTGCTCGCGCGCGAGGGCGGTCACGAGGTGGTCGCGGGCTACTACCCCGCGACCGGTCCGGCTACCGTGGGAGAGGCTGCCCGGTTGCCGCAGGTTCCTCTCGACGTGACTTCGACGCGGTCGATCGAGCGGGTTCTCGCGGAGCATCGCCCCGAGTGGATCTTCCACCTGGCGGCTCAGAGCTCGGTGAGCCGCTCCTTCGCGGATCCGCTGGGAACCTGGGAGGTCAACGCGACCGGCACGCTGCGGCTGGCGGAGGCGGTTCGCACGCTGGGGAGCGGTCGGACCCGAATGCTGGTGATCAGCTCCGCGGAGGTATACGGAGCGGTGCCCCCCGAGCAGCAGCCCATCCCCGAGACGGCGCGGATGCGTCCGCAGACCCCGTACGGAGCGTCCAAGGGCGCGGCGGAGCTGGCCGCAATCCAGGCGGCTTCCGGAGGAGGGTTGGAGGTGGTCGTCGCGCGCAGCTTCAACCACACGGGACCCGGTCAGGACGAGCGCTTCGTCTTTCCCACTCTGGCGCGCCAGCTCGTGCGGATGCGCCGGGGAGAGCAGGAGCGGGTCCTGCGGGTGGGGAACCTGGAGGTGGAACGGGACTTCCTGGATGTGCGTGACGTGGTGCGCGCCTACCGTTTGCTGATCGAACGGGGCGAGAACGGCACGGCCTACAACGTGTGCTCCGGGGTGTCGCGGTCGCTGCTCGCGATGGTGCAGACGCTGGTGAAGATCTCCGGGACCGGGGCGCGACTGGAGGTCGACGAGGAGCGCTTCCGCCCGGTGGATATCCCCGTTCTCTATGGTGATCCGACCCGGCTGCAGGCACTGGGGTGGCGCGCCGAAGTCGATCTGGAGCAGACCTTCCGTGACCTGCTTTCTGAAGCAGAGCTGAGTACAACGGCGGAGGTAGGATGA
- a CDS encoding DNA-directed RNA polymerase subunit alpha, with translation MVELDLTGLQMPNLPEQPREGQIVLRPLERGFGHTLGNTMRRILLSRLRGAAVWAFRTDGVLHEHQTIPGVVEDVHQVIRNLKNLVIKLDDETDEAVLELRASSAGPVAAANIRENPAVTIVNPDHHILELTEDRDLRMELYVNKGRGFVLADQHPIPRGMPADLVRIDAVYNPVRRANFVVEETRVGQRTDFDRLVLEVETNGAIDVPTAVQYAARLAIEHFSYLAGARPSWTEERSWGSGVESAAARSPFAGGVPVPPRIQDVLNRPIEDLAELSVRSRNSLQKENIQTVRDLVQRTEEQMLAIDNFGKKSLQEINEFLAQQGLRFGVRLAEGENGTLWWSEGAEEDGEGSGGTDEEPSA, from the coding sequence ATGGTGGAACTGGACCTGACCGGCCTGCAGATGCCGAATCTGCCCGAGCAGCCGCGTGAGGGGCAGATCGTGCTGCGTCCGCTCGAGCGCGGTTTCGGGCACACGCTGGGCAACACGATGCGCCGGATTCTACTCTCCCGGCTTCGCGGCGCCGCGGTCTGGGCGTTCCGTACCGACGGCGTTCTCCACGAGCACCAGACAATCCCGGGCGTCGTCGAGGACGTGCACCAGGTCATTCGCAACCTCAAGAACCTGGTCATCAAGCTGGACGACGAGACGGATGAGGCGGTGCTCGAGCTGCGTGCCAGCTCGGCCGGTCCGGTGGCGGCGGCGAACATCCGGGAAAATCCGGCGGTGACCATCGTCAACCCCGATCATCACATCCTCGAGCTCACCGAGGACCGGGACCTGAGGATGGAGCTGTACGTGAACAAGGGGCGGGGTTTCGTGCTGGCGGATCAGCATCCCATCCCTCGGGGAATGCCGGCCGACCTCGTGCGCATCGATGCCGTGTACAACCCGGTGCGCCGGGCTAACTTCGTCGTCGAGGAGACGCGCGTTGGCCAGCGGACCGACTTCGATAGGCTGGTGCTCGAGGTGGAGACCAACGGCGCGATCGACGTGCCGACGGCGGTGCAGTATGCCGCACGGCTGGCGATCGAGCACTTCAGCTACCTGGCCGGTGCACGTCCCTCGTGGACGGAGGAGCGGAGCTGGGGATCGGGTGTGGAATCGGCCGCTGCGCGCAGCCCGTTTGCGGGTGGTGTGCCGGTACCGCCTCGCATCCAGGACGTGCTGAACCGTCCCATCGAGGACCTGGCGGAGCTGAGCGTGCGCAGCCGCAACAGCCTGCAGAAGGAAAACATTCAGACGGTGCGCGACCTGGTCCAGCGGACCGAGGAGCAGATGCTCGCCATCGACAATTTCGGCAAGAAGTCCCTACAGGAGATCAACGAGTTCCTCGCCCAGCAGGGCCTCCGCTTCGGGGTCCGGCTCGCCGAGGGCGAGAACGGCACGTTGTGGTGGTCGGAGGGCGCCGAGGAAGACGGTGAGGGGTCGGGCGGCACCGACGAGGAACCCTCGGCCTGA
- the gmd gene encoding GDP-mannose 4,6-dehydratase yields the protein MRPPARLDDRAIDDMKRALITGITGQDGSYLAELLLEKGYKVYGLVRRSSTLNFERIAHIQDRLELVSGDLSDQNSLFFALQESDPDEVYNLAAQSFVQTSWPQPILTGDVTALGATRVLEAIRVFNPKIRFYQASSSEMFGKVREVPQREETPFYPRSPYGVAKVYAHWITVNYRESYGMFATSGILFNHESPRRGLEFVTRKVTDGVARIKLGLARELRLGNLDAKRDWGFAGDYVRAMWMMLQQDEPRDYVVAMGETHSVEELVETAFGYVGLDWREYVVQDPRFMRPAEVDLLIGDATRARKELGWEPRVGFTELIHMMVDADLERLRREGHGAALAGSA from the coding sequence GTGCGACCGCCGGCGCGCCTGGACGACCGAGCCATCGACGACATGAAGCGGGCACTGATCACCGGAATCACCGGGCAGGACGGCAGCTACCTCGCGGAGCTCCTGCTCGAGAAGGGTTACAAGGTCTACGGCCTGGTCCGGCGCAGCTCGACGCTGAACTTCGAGCGCATCGCGCACATCCAGGACCGCCTGGAGCTGGTCTCGGGAGACCTCTCCGATCAGAACTCCCTTTTCTTCGCACTGCAGGAGTCCGATCCGGACGAGGTCTACAACCTCGCCGCGCAGTCCTTCGTGCAGACTTCCTGGCCGCAGCCCATCCTCACCGGCGACGTCACCGCCCTGGGGGCGACGCGCGTGCTCGAGGCGATCCGCGTCTTCAACCCGAAGATCCGCTTCTACCAGGCCTCGTCGAGTGAGATGTTCGGCAAGGTGCGGGAAGTGCCGCAGCGGGAGGAGACGCCGTTCTATCCGCGCTCGCCCTACGGAGTGGCCAAGGTCTACGCCCACTGGATCACGGTGAACTACCGCGAGAGCTACGGGATGTTCGCCACCAGCGGGATCCTGTTCAACCACGAGTCTCCGCGCCGCGGACTGGAGTTCGTCACCCGCAAGGTCACCGACGGGGTCGCCCGCATCAAGCTCGGGCTCGCCCGCGAGCTGCGGCTGGGCAATCTGGACGCGAAGCGCGACTGGGGCTTCGCCGGCGATTACGTCCGCGCGATGTGGATGATGCTGCAGCAGGACGAGCCGCGCGACTACGTGGTGGCCATGGGCGAGACCCATAGCGTGGAGGAGCTGGTGGAAACCGCCTTCGGCTACGTGGGCCTGGACTGGCGCGAGTACGTGGTGCAGGACCCCAGGTTCATGCGACCGGCGGAGGTCGATCTGCTGATCGGCGACGCCACCCGGGCGCGCAAGGAGCTCGGATGGGAGCCCCGGGTCGGCTTCACCGAGCTGATCCACATGATGGTGGACGCCGACCTCGAGCGTCTCCGGCGCGAGGGGCACGGGGCGGCGCTCGCCGGGAGCGCGTAG
- the hemB gene encoding porphobilinogen synthase: MNDYPSFRPRRLRRSEALRGLVRERTVQPADLVLPLFVVPGKGVRRPVSSMPGVDQTSADELLRDATEALQLGIPAVLLFGIPEEKDDVGSSGYHPSGVVQEAVRLLKRELPELIVVTDVCLCEYTSHGHCGVLRGETVDNDATLPLLARMAVSHAEAGADIVAPSDMMDGRVKAIRAALDVKGHTDVPILSYAVKYASSFYGPFRDAAESAPSFGDRRGYQMDPANAREALREARLDIDEGADLLMVKPAHAYLDVIHRVRMATELPLWAYHVSGEYAMVMAAAERGWLDGDRAMTEVLTSIKRAGADRVVTYYARQFARRAREG; encoded by the coding sequence ATGAACGATTATCCGAGTTTCCGGCCGCGGCGGCTGCGGCGGAGCGAGGCGCTGCGCGGGTTGGTGAGAGAGAGGACCGTGCAGCCGGCCGACCTGGTGCTGCCGCTCTTCGTGGTGCCCGGGAAAGGGGTGCGGCGGCCGGTGAGCTCCATGCCGGGGGTGGACCAGACCTCGGCGGACGAGCTGCTACGTGACGCGACCGAGGCGCTCCAGCTCGGGATCCCGGCGGTGCTGCTCTTCGGCATTCCCGAGGAAAAAGATGACGTGGGCTCCTCGGGCTACCACCCGAGCGGGGTCGTGCAGGAGGCGGTGCGGCTGCTCAAGCGCGAGCTGCCGGAGCTGATCGTGGTGACCGACGTCTGCCTCTGCGAGTACACCTCCCACGGGCACTGCGGGGTGTTGAGGGGCGAGACGGTAGACAACGACGCGACCCTGCCGTTGCTGGCGCGCATGGCGGTGAGCCACGCCGAGGCGGGCGCGGACATCGTGGCGCCCTCTGACATGATGGACGGGCGAGTGAAGGCGATCCGCGCGGCGCTGGACGTGAAGGGGCACACCGACGTGCCGATCCTTTCTTATGCGGTCAAATACGCGTCGAGCTTCTACGGTCCCTTCCGCGACGCGGCGGAGAGTGCCCCCTCCTTCGGAGATCGCCGCGGCTACCAGATGGACCCCGCCAACGCACGCGAAGCGCTCCGCGAGGCGCGTCTGGACATCGACGAGGGGGCGGACCTGCTGATGGTCAAGCCCGCTCATGCCTACCTGGATGTGATCCACCGCGTGCGCATGGCCACCGAGCTGCCGCTCTGGGCGTACCACGTCTCCGGCGAGTACGCGATGGTGATGGCCGCGGCGGAGCGCGGCTGGCTCGACGGCGACCGGGCGATGACCGAGGTGCTGACGTCGATCAAGCGCGCCGGGGCCGATCGGGTGGTGACCTACTACGCCCGCCAGTTCGCGCGTCGCGCGCGGGAGGGGTGA
- the rplQ gene encoding 50S ribosomal protein L17: protein MRHRKKGRQLSRTASHREALLRNLATSLFRHGRISTTTAKAKELRPYAERLITLAKRGDLHARRLAARKIADREVLGTLFDTIGPRFAERPGGYTRVLKLGHRQGDGAEMALIELVDRGE, encoded by the coding sequence ATGCGACATCGTAAGAAAGGCCGTCAGCTCAGCCGTACGGCGAGCCACCGGGAGGCGCTGCTGCGGAACCTGGCGACCAGCCTGTTCCGTCACGGGCGGATCTCCACCACCACCGCCAAGGCCAAGGAGCTGCGTCCGTACGCGGAGCGGCTGATCACGCTGGCCAAGCGGGGAGACCTGCACGCCCGCCGGCTCGCTGCGCGCAAGATTGCGGACCGCGAGGTGCTCGGCACGCTGTTCGACACGATCGGACCCCGCTTCGCCGAGCGCCCGGGCGGCTACACCCGAGTGCTGAAGCTCGGACATCGCCAGGGCGACGGCGCCGAGATGGCACTGATCGAGCTGGTCGACCGCGGGGAGTAA
- the rfbD gene encoding dTDP-4-dehydrorhamnose reductase — translation MLVTGGGGMLARAVTAELQRRGHQVDAPPRSELDVTDEAAICARIMQSRPAAVIQCAAFTNVDAAEEAEAEAFRVNAKATEYAASACHKIGAALVYPSTDYVFAGTGERPYRPDDPTGPVNAYGRSKLAGERAAREAGRYLIVRTSWLYGAGGRNFVDTIRRLASERSRLEVVDDQVGRPTWTGTLAKAMVELVMRGATGVVHVTDQGEPVSWAGVAREVVERLGAKVEVVPVPTERVPRPARRPAYSVLDCSGAEAVLGEALPEWRGVLAGYLAS, via the coding sequence GTGCTCGTCACAGGTGGCGGGGGGATGCTGGCGCGGGCAGTGACGGCGGAGCTACAGCGCCGCGGCCACCAGGTCGATGCACCGCCTCGCTCCGAGCTCGATGTCACGGACGAGGCGGCTATTTGTGCGCGAATCATGCAGAGCAGGCCGGCCGCCGTGATCCAGTGTGCGGCGTTTACCAACGTGGACGCTGCGGAGGAAGCGGAGGCCGAGGCCTTCCGGGTCAACGCGAAAGCCACGGAGTATGCGGCTTCGGCCTGTCATAAGATCGGAGCCGCACTCGTTTACCCGAGCACAGACTACGTCTTCGCGGGAACGGGAGAGCGCCCGTACAGACCGGACGATCCGACCGGTCCGGTGAACGCGTACGGGCGCTCGAAGCTGGCTGGGGAGCGGGCCGCGCGCGAAGCGGGGCGATACCTGATAGTTCGCACAAGCTGGCTTTATGGTGCGGGTGGAAGGAACTTCGTCGACACCATCCGGCGGTTAGCGAGCGAGCGGTCGCGGCTGGAGGTGGTGGACGATCAGGTGGGGCGGCCGACGTGGACGGGCACACTCGCTAAAGCCATGGTGGAACTGGTTATGCGTGGGGCGACGGGGGTGGTCCACGTGACCGACCAGGGTGAGCCGGTGAGCTGGGCGGGCGTGGCGCGGGAGGTGGTGGAGCGGTTGGGGGCGAAGGTAGAGGTGGTGCCGGTGCCGACCGAGCGGGTGCCGCGGCCGGCCCGACGCCCTGCGTATTCGGTGCTGGATTGCTCCGGGGCCGAGGCGGTATTGGGGGAAGCGTTGCCGGAGTGGAGGGGGGTGCTGGCGGGGTATCTGGCCTCGTGA
- the rpmB gene encoding 50S ribosomal protein L28: MAAVCAVCGKGPRTGNNVSHANNKTRRRWLPNLQPARIVTENGTRKRVRVCTKCLSAGRVQKAG, encoded by the coding sequence ATGGCCGCAGTTTGCGCCGTTTGCGGCAAGGGGCCGCGGACCGGGAACAACGTCAGTCACGCCAACAACAAGACCCGCCGCCGCTGGCTCCCGAATCTCCAGCCGGCGCGGATCGTCACCGAGAACGGTACGCGCAAGCGCGTGCGGGTCTGCACCAAGTGCCTCTCTGCCGGCCGTGTGCAGAAGGCCGGCTGA